A genomic region of Nostoc sp. UHCC 0702 contains the following coding sequences:
- a CDS encoding TIGR03032 family protein — protein sequence MTQTPVSAPSGLEINASRQFVPWLYEQNLSLAFTTYQAGKVFFIGLQPDKRLSVFERTFDRCMGLYSQRSSLYMSSLYQLWRLENTLEPGQVHNGYDALYLPQLGYITGDLDIHDIALVNSPESNNLQKLIFVNTLFSCLATVSESHSFVPVWQPPFISKLAAEDRCHLNGLAMRSGKPKYVTAVSQSDVAEGWRDKRSNGGCVIDVESSEIVLAGLSMPHSPRWYRDKLWLLNSGTGEFGYVDLERGVFEPVAFCPGYQRGLTFHGDFAVVGISQPRHNKTFSGLPLDERLLALQAEPHCGLLVIDLRSGDVVHSLRLEGVVQELYDVVALPGVRRPMAIGFKSDEIRRLITVGTDS from the coding sequence ATGACTCAAACTCCCGTTTCTGCCCCTAGTGGACTAGAAATCAACGCTTCTAGGCAATTCGTCCCTTGGCTATACGAGCAAAATCTCAGTTTGGCATTCACTACTTACCAAGCAGGCAAAGTCTTTTTCATAGGCTTGCAACCAGACAAACGGCTGTCGGTGTTCGAGCGGACATTTGATCGCTGCATGGGTTTGTATAGCCAGAGAAGCAGCTTATATATGAGTTCCCTGTATCAACTGTGGCGATTGGAAAATACTCTTGAACCTGGACAAGTTCACAACGGCTATGATGCTCTCTATCTGCCGCAACTGGGTTACATAACTGGAGATTTAGACATCCATGACATCGCCCTTGTCAATTCCCCAGAATCAAATAATCTACAGAAATTGATATTTGTCAATACTCTATTTAGCTGTCTAGCTACAGTCAGCGAAAGCCACAGCTTCGTCCCGGTGTGGCAGCCCCCGTTTATCTCCAAGCTGGCGGCAGAAGACAGGTGTCATCTCAACGGGTTGGCAATGCGCTCAGGAAAACCGAAGTATGTCACAGCTGTGAGTCAGTCAGATGTAGCCGAGGGATGGCGGGACAAACGAAGCAATGGCGGTTGCGTCATTGATGTTGAAAGCAGCGAAATCGTGTTAGCGGGACTGTCAATGCCCCACTCTCCCCGGTGGTATCGAGACAAACTGTGGTTACTCAACTCTGGTACAGGGGAATTTGGTTACGTGGACTTAGAGCGGGGGGTATTTGAACCCGTAGCTTTCTGTCCAGGTTACCAGCGCGGATTAACCTTTCACGGCGACTTCGCGGTGGTGGGGATTTCTCAACCCAGGCACAACAAAACTTTTAGCGGGCTGCCACTAGATGAGAGATTGCTAGCCTTGCAGGCAGAACCTCATTGCGGACTGCTGGTAATTGACCTCAGAAGTGGGGATGTTGTCCATTCCCTGCGCTTAGAAGGGGTGGTGCAGGAACTGTACGATGTGGTGGCATTACCAGGGGTGCGGCGACCGATGGCGATTGGTTTCAAGAGCGATGAAATCCGGCGGCTAATCACTGTTGGCACAGATTCTTGA
- a CDS encoding TIGR03032 family protein, with protein MQTPVSAPIRLEINASVQFGSWLCQQNLSLAFTTYQTNRLFFVGSQANGQLKLNERLFDKPMGLYLVGKSLYMTTRYQLWHFDNFLGSGEKHGECVSEALLQADRLYVPRTAYTTGDVNAHELVLDDAGKVIFVNTDFSCLATLSPDYNFVPIWQPPFISKLVAEDRCHLNGLAMVEGKPAYVTACSTTDTAAGWRNHRVDGGVVIDVTQNEIIATGLSMPHSPRWYQGKLWLLNSGTGELGYIEERQFHPITFCPGFVRGLAFWQNFAFVGLSQLRSQTFTGLTLENRLNSQGNRPQCGLMVIDLQTGTALHWLYFQGVIEELFDVVVLPGVLQPQAIGLQSDEIQRLVTFPNSGGIVTTKPTAKRPSKGAKPPVAGLPTSPPAPLLQGEGSNRDISSPTLQGEGGMIAPPFPSREGGLGGLGQTVRYQRVYHLNSSNAKDYNHLTYPSLQKRWQTQPPQGELTGLSASLDGAIVGFAISERLNPQQAEIISLFVLPEYRHQGIGTKLVAYLEKELTQQGCVEIILSYSTSTLTNVALEPLLSKLHWQPPQINLVLGKTATEKIAQAPWLNKYPLPPAFEVFPWLDAGLSLPPNVEAHRLEPLNSLGLRYRGEVIGWVLTHRVAPDTIRYTTFSIAQAFEKRGRGVWLLAEAIRRQVDSGVPYLTGSVSYRYPRLLKFVKRHLTPYLTGVGEVRQTSKLINRTFESREN; from the coding sequence ATGCAAACCCCTGTTTCTGCCCCTATTAGGCTAGAAATCAACGCTTCTGTGCAATTCGGCTCTTGGCTATGCCAGCAAAATCTCAGCTTGGCATTCACAACCTACCAAACCAACCGCCTTTTTTTCGTTGGTAGCCAAGCGAACGGACAGCTCAAGCTCAACGAAAGACTATTCGACAAACCAATGGGGCTATATCTAGTAGGCAAAAGCCTCTACATGACAACCCGCTACCAACTCTGGCATTTTGATAACTTCTTGGGTAGTGGCGAAAAACATGGGGAATGCGTTAGCGAAGCGCTGCTGCAAGCAGATCGCCTTTATGTCCCCCGCACCGCTTACACCACAGGCGATGTCAACGCCCATGAACTAGTCTTAGACGATGCCGGAAAAGTGATTTTTGTCAATACCGACTTTAGTTGTTTAGCCACCCTCAGCCCAGATTACAACTTTGTCCCCATTTGGCAACCGCCCTTTATTTCCAAACTCGTCGCCGAAGATCGTTGTCATCTCAATGGGTTAGCAATGGTAGAGGGCAAACCCGCTTATGTCACTGCCTGTAGTACCACAGATACAGCCGCCGGGTGGCGTAATCATCGCGTCGATGGCGGAGTCGTCATCGACGTTACCCAAAATGAAATCATCGCCACAGGCTTATCCATGCCCCATTCTCCCCGTTGGTATCAGGGGAAATTATGGTTACTTAATTCTGGCACAGGGGAATTAGGCTACATCGAGGAGCGTCAATTCCATCCCATCACCTTCTGCCCTGGATTTGTGCGTGGATTAGCCTTTTGGCAAAACTTCGCCTTTGTGGGACTATCTCAACTACGTTCCCAGACTTTTACCGGCTTAACCCTAGAAAATCGCTTAAATTCCCAAGGCAATCGCCCCCAGTGTGGCTTAATGGTAATTGACTTGCAGACAGGCACAGCCCTGCACTGGCTATATTTTCAGGGAGTAATAGAAGAACTATTTGATGTTGTAGTTCTGCCTGGGGTGCTACAACCCCAAGCAATTGGTTTACAGTCAGATGAAATACAGCGCCTAGTCACATTTCCCAACAGTGGGGGCATTGTCACCACCAAACCCACCGCCAAACGTCCCAGTAAGGGGGCAAAACCTCCCGTTGCGGGATTACCGACCTCTCCCCCAGCCCCTCTCCTACAAGGAGAGGGGAGTAATAGGGATATCTCATCCCCAACCCTGCAAGGAGAGGGGGGTATGATTGCTCCCCCCTTCCCTAGTAGGGAAGGGGGGCTGGGGGGGTTAGGTCAAACCGTCCGTTACCAACGGGTGTATCACCTCAACAGCAGCAACGCCAAAGACTACAATCACCTCACCTATCCCAGCCTGCAAAAACGCTGGCAAACTCAACCGCCCCAAGGCGAATTAACTGGGCTTTCTGCTTCCCTAGACGGTGCAATAGTCGGCTTTGCCATCAGCGAACGTTTAAACCCCCAACAAGCCGAAATCATCTCCCTATTCGTCTTACCCGAATACCGTCATCAAGGAATTGGCACGAAGTTAGTTGCCTATTTAGAAAAAGAATTAACTCAACAGGGATGTGTTGAAATCATCCTCAGCTATTCAACCAGTACACTCACCAATGTCGCTTTAGAACCGCTACTTTCTAAGCTACATTGGCAACCACCCCAAATTAACTTGGTGCTTGGCAAAACCGCTACAGAAAAAATTGCCCAAGCACCTTGGTTAAACAAGTATCCCCTACCTCCAGCCTTTGAGGTGTTTCCTTGGTTAGATGCCGGTTTATCCCTGCCGCCTAATGTCGAGGCACACCGCTTAGAACCCCTAAATAGCTTGGGATTGCGCTATCGGGGGGAGGTTATTGGTTGGGTGTTAACCCATCGGGTGGCACCTGACACAATTCGCTACACCACTTTTTCAATTGCACAAGCATTTGAGAAGCGGGGGCGAGGGGTTTGGCTGTTAGCAGAAGCGATTCGTCGTCAAGTTGACAGTGGTGTTCCCTACCTCACGGGTTCGGTTTCTTACCGTTATCCGCGTTTGTTGAAGTTTGTCAAACGACACCTGACTCCCTATTTAACTGGGGTAGGGGAAGTGCGACAGACGAGTAAGTTGATTAACCGTACATTTGAATCAAGAGAAAACTAA
- a CDS encoding cadherin-like domain-containing protein, whose product MADPNFKTPITNPFGLRNFFRSVQPILADIDGDGDLDAFEGDSEGNIQFYRNSGTTAPPTFTQEVGNPFGLTGVGRYAKPTFADIDGDGDLDAFVGNFGGNILFQRNSGTATAPTFTQEGYNLFGLMDVGYSAKPTFADIDADGDLDAFVGNFDGNTLFYRNSGTATAPTFTLEATNPFGLTDVGQIAAPTFADIDADGDLDAFVGNRDGNILFYRNSGTATAPTFTLEATNPFGLTDVGSNAAPTFGDIDGDGDLDAFVGNRGGNVLFFENQPISTPTVSITAQTATANEGGSNGVYRISRTDTTGDLTINLTLDGGSTAATADYTLSGGSVTVSGNTLTVTIAAGQSFVDVDLSAINDIAAEADETLTLNLDTGTGYTVDGTNNTATVTIAANDTVVTNTNDSGEGSLRQAILNANAFAGADTITFAGSVFADATPDTITLTSGELVITDALTINGLGASNLIISGNNASAVFNINDSSGDQIAVTIDGLKITGAYIANGDRASITNRENLTINNSTISGNNGFFTGGIANLAGTVTIANSTISDNTANISVQGGSGGIYSNEGTVTIANSTISGNTGFVGGIFNAAGIATITSSTISGNTGILGGIVNSGTAAITSSTISGNTGLVGGILNSGTAAISNSTISGNTSADSGGGIYNADGTLTLTNSTITNNTADSDNNGSGDGGGVFNDVGTVTVQNTIIAGNFDSGNEAPDIAGAVTGNGNNLIGSLTGASGSIGTGSDITFASAGITNINQVIASLADNGGATFTHAIVSGSAAINAGDNTLIPVGATTDQRGITRTIGATVDIGAYESPFIPPVAANDTATTDENTLVNINVLVNDTDANGDSLSVIEVNGNSITVGTPITLASGATVSLKTDGTLDYNPNGQFESLGVGATATDSFTYTASDNGNGGISTATVNLTINGVNDAPTGSPTAILSNTPEDTAINITAADLLAGFTDVDTSDTLSVTNLTATNGALVDNLNGTYTFTPTANFNGAVNLTYDVTDGTATLTGQTRSFSVTPVNDAPTGSPTATLSNTAEDTAINITAADLLAGFTDVDAGDILSVANLTATNGALVDNLNGTYTFTPTANFNGAVNLTYDVTDGTATLTGQTQTFSVTPVNDAPTGSPTAILSNTAEDTAINITAADLLTGFTDVDTSDTLSVANLTATNGALVDNLNGTYTFTPTANFNGAVNLTYDVTDGTATLTGQTQTFSVTPVNDAPTGSPTAILSNTAEDTAINITAADLLTGFTDVDTSDTLSVANLTATNGALVDNLNGTYTFTPTANFNGAVNLTYDVTDGTATLTGQTQTFSVTPVNDAPTGSPTAILSNTAEDTAINITAADLLTGFTDVDTSDTLSVANLTATNGALVNNNNGTYTFTPTANFNGAVNLTYNVTDGTATLTGQTRSFSVTAVNDAPVAVDDSASTFFATTVNIPVSSLLANDTDVDSTGLSITGVSGFTNGTAFLNNNGTASNTADDFVSFTPNLLFSGNATFNYTLSDGSLTDTATVTVAVGLINNGTNFADNLIGTIGNDIINGGNGNDTIKGGAGNDSLFGGNGSDVLYGDGLMDGGAGNDTLNGGNGDDTLYGGAGTDYLTGGNGSDLLYGGIGSDFLTGNNGNDIFAFAAGEGTDTITDFSDGQDLIGLYGGLSFGQLSFSGSNIKVTSTNEILATLTGINTTTLTAADFVTL is encoded by the coding sequence ATGGCTGACCCGAATTTTAAGACCCCAATTACCAACCCCTTCGGACTGAGGAATTTTTTCCGTTCTGTTCAACCCATTCTTGCCGATATCGATGGGGATGGAGACTTGGATGCTTTTGAGGGTGACAGTGAAGGCAATATTCAGTTCTACCGCAACAGTGGAACTACGGCTCCTCCCACCTTCACGCAGGAAGTCGGCAATCCCTTCGGACTGACGGGGGTGGGGAGATATGCTAAACCCACCTTTGCCGATATCGATGGGGATGGAGACTTAGATGCTTTTGTGGGGAATTTTGGCGGCAATATCCTGTTTCAACGCAACAGTGGAACTGCCACGGCTCCTACCTTCACGCAGGAAGGCTACAATCTCTTCGGACTGATGGATGTGGGTTATTCTGCTAAACCCACCTTTGCCGATATCGATGCTGATGGAGACTTGGATGCTTTTGTAGGGAATTTTGACGGCAATACCCTGTTCTACCGCAACAGTGGAACTGCCACGGCTCCTACCTTCACCTTGGAAGCCACCAACCCCTTCGGACTAACGGATGTAGGGCAAATTGCTGCACCCACCTTTGCCGATATCGATGCTGATGGGGACTTGGATGCTTTTGTGGGGAATCGGGACGGCAATATTCTGTTCTACCGCAACAGTGGAACTGCCACGGCTCCTACCTTCACCTTGGAAGCCACCAACCCCTTCGGACTGACGGATGTGGGGTCTAATGCTGCACCCACCTTTGGCGATATCGATGGCGATGGGGACTTGGATGCTTTTGTGGGGAATCGGGGCGGCAATGTCCTGTTCTTCGAGAATCAACCCATTTCTACCCCCACTGTCAGCATCACCGCACAAACTGCCACAGCCAATGAAGGCGGCAGTAACGGTGTCTATCGCATCAGTCGCACCGATACCACAGGGGATTTAACCATCAACCTCACCCTTGATGGCGGCAGCACAGCGGCGACTGCCGACTATACCCTCAGTGGTGGTAGCGTCACGGTTTCTGGCAATACCTTAACTGTCACCATTGCTGCTGGACAAAGTTTTGTTGACGTTGACTTATCTGCTATTAATGATATCGCTGCTGAAGCAGACGAAACCCTCACCCTCAACTTAGATACTGGTACTGGTTACACGGTAGATGGTACCAACAATACCGCAACGGTTACTATCGCTGCCAACGATACCGTCGTCACCAACACCAACGATTCTGGTGAAGGTTCCTTGCGGCAAGCGATTCTCAACGCCAATGCCTTTGCAGGTGCAGATACAATTACCTTTGCGGGTAGTGTGTTCGCTGATGCTACACCTGACACCATTACCCTAACTTCTGGGGAATTAGTTATTACTGATGCCTTGACCATCAATGGATTAGGGGCAAGTAACCTGATTATTAGTGGTAACAATGCCTCTGCTGTCTTTAATATAAATGATAGCAGTGGCGATCAAATTGCCGTAACCATTGACGGACTGAAGATTACGGGTGCTTATATAGCTAATGGCGATCGCGCATCCATCACAAATAGAGAAAACCTGACCATCAACAACAGCACTATCTCCGGCAATAATGGGTTTTTCACCGGTGGCATCGCTAACTTGGCGGGAACAGTTACTATTGCCAATAGCACCATCTCTGACAATACAGCCAATATTTCGGTGCAAGGAGGCAGTGGTGGCATCTATAGCAACGAGGGAACAGTTACTATTGCCAATAGCACCATCTCTGGCAATACTGGGTTCGTGGGTGGTATCTTTAACGCAGCAGGAATAGCTACAATTACCAGCAGCACCATCTCTGGCAATACTGGGATTCTGGGCGGTATCGTTAACTCAGGAACAGCTGCGATTACCAGCAGCACCATCTCTGGCAATACTGGTTTGGTGGGCGGTATCCTTAACTCAGGAACAGCTGCGATTAGCAACAGCACCATCTCTGGCAATACATCAGCAGATAGCGGCGGCGGGATCTACAATGCAGACGGCACCCTCACCTTAACCAACAGCACTATTACCAATAACACGGCAGACTCCGACAACAATGGCAGTGGCGACGGCGGTGGTGTATTCAATGATGTTGGCACCGTCACCGTCCAAAACACCATCATCGCCGGCAACTTCGATTCTGGTAACGAAGCCCCGGATATTGCGGGTGCAGTCACAGGCAATGGCAACAACCTCATCGGTAGCTTGACTGGCGCATCTGGCAGCATCGGCACTGGTAGCGATATCACCTTTGCCTCGGCTGGCATTACCAATATTAACCAAGTCATCGCCTCTCTCGCCGACAACGGCGGTGCTACTTTCACTCACGCTATAGTTTCCGGTTCGGCTGCCATCAACGCGGGAGACAATACCCTCATCCCTGTGGGTGCCACCACAGACCAACGGGGTATCACTCGCACCATTGGCGCTACTGTGGATATTGGCGCTTATGAATCGCCTTTCATCCCCCCTGTTGCCGCCAACGATACTGCCACCACTGATGAAAATACCCTCGTCAACATCAACGTGTTGGTAAATGACACGGATGCTAATGGCGACAGCCTGAGTGTGATTGAAGTTAATGGCAACAGCATCACAGTCGGCACACCAATTACCCTAGCTTCCGGTGCTACCGTGTCTCTCAAAACCGATGGTACTTTGGACTACAACCCCAACGGTCAATTTGAATCTTTGGGTGTGGGTGCTACTGCTACTGATAGCTTCACTTACACAGCTAGTGATAATGGCAACGGCGGCATCAGCACAGCAACGGTTAACCTGACTATCAACGGTGTTAATGATGCGCCAACAGGTTCACCCACAGCTATATTAAGCAACACACCAGAAGATACAGCCATCAATATTACTGCGGCTGACTTATTGGCAGGTTTTACGGATGTAGATACTAGTGATACCCTCTCAGTTACCAACTTAACTGCCACTAACGGTGCATTGGTGGACAACTTGAATGGGACTTATACCTTCACTCCAACTGCCAACTTTAACGGCGCAGTTAATCTGACCTACGATGTCACTGATGGCACAGCAACCTTAACTGGACAAACCCGCAGTTTCTCTGTCACCCCAGTTAACGATGCGCCAACAGGTTCACCCACTGCGACGTTAAGCAACACAGCAGAAGATACTGCCATCAATATTACTGCGGCTGACTTATTGGCAGGTTTTACGGATGTAGATGCGGGTGATATCCTTTCCGTTGCCAACTTAACTGCCACTAACGGTGCATTGGTGGACAACTTGAATGGGACTTATACCTTCACCCCAACTGCCAACTTTAATGGTGCAGTTAATCTCACCTACGATGTCACTGATGGCACAGCAACCTTAACTGGACAAACTCAGACTTTCTCTGTCACCCCCGTTAACGATGCGCCAACAGGTTCACCCACAGCTATATTAAGCAACACAGCAGAAGATACAGCCATTAATATTACTGCGGCTGACTTATTGACAGGTTTTACCGATGTAGATACTAGTGATACCCTCTCAGTTGCTAACTTAACTGCCACTAACGGTGCATTGGTGGACAACTTGAATGGGACTTATACCTTCACCCCAACTGCTAACTTTAATGGCGCAGTTAATCTCACCTACGATGTGACTGATGGTACAGCAACCTTAACTGGACAAACTCAGACTTTCTCTGTCACCCCCGTTAACGATGCGCCAACAGGTTCACCCACAGCTATATTAAGCAACACAGCAGAAGATACAGCCATTAATATTACTGCGGCTGACTTATTGACAGGTTTTACCGATGTAGATACTAGTGATACCCTCTCAGTTGCTAACTTAACTGCCACTAACGGTGCATTGGTGGACAACTTGAATGGGACTTATACCTTCACCCCAACTGCTAACTTTAATGGCGCAGTTAATCTCACCTACGATGTGACTGATGGTACAGCAACCTTAACTGGACAAACTCAGACTTTCTCTGTCACCCCCGTTAACGATGCGCCAACAGGTTCACCCACAGCTATATTAAGCAACACAGCAGAAGATACAGCCATTAATATTACTGCGGCTGACTTATTGACAGGTTTTACCGATGTAGATACTAGTGATACCCTCTCAGTTGCTAACTTAACTGCGACTAACGGTGCATTGGTAAATAACAATAATGGGACTTATACCTTCACCCCAACTGCTAACTTTAACGGCGCAGTTAATCTCACCTACAATGTCACTGATGGCACAGCAACCTTAACTGGACAAACCCGCAGTTTCTCTGTCACCGCCGTTAACGATGCCCCTGTTGCTGTTGATGACAGTGCTTCCACATTCTTTGCTACTACCGTCAACATCCCAGTTAGTAGCCTACTAGCTAATGATACCGATGTTGATAGCACCGGACTTAGCATCACTGGTGTCAGCGGTTTTACTAACGGTACTGCCTTCCTGAACAATAACGGCACAGCCAGCAACACCGCAGATGATTTCGTTTCCTTTACCCCAAATCTTCTGTTCTCTGGTAATGCCACCTTTAATTACACCCTCAGCGATGGTAGCCTCACTGATACTGCTACAGTTACTGTGGCTGTCGGTCTGATCAATAATGGTACTAATTTTGCGGATAACCTGATTGGCACCATCGGTAACGACATCATCAACGGCGGCAATGGCAACGATACCATCAAAGGCGGCGCAGGTAACGATAGCCTGTTTGGCGGTAATGGTAGCGATGTCTTGTATGGCGATGGTCTGATGGATGGCGGCGCGGGTAACGATACCCTCAACGGTGGTAATGGCGACGATACCCTCTACGGCGGTGCAGGTACTGATTACCTCACTGGTGGTAATGGCAGTGATCTCCTCTATGGTGGTATTGGCAGTGATTTCCTCACAGGTAACAATGGTAATGATATATTTGCCTTTGCGGCTGGGGAAGGGACTGATACCATTACTGATTTCTCTGACGGTCAAGATTTAATCGGACTGTATGGTGGTTTAAGCTTTGGGCAATTAAGTTTCTCTGGTAGCAATATCAAAGTGACTTCCACTAATGAAATTTTGGCGACGCTGACTGGTATTAATACTACGACGCTGACTGCTGCTGATTTCGTAACGCTTTAA
- a CDS encoding pentapeptide repeat-containing protein, with amino-acid sequence MTVEEFLEQYAAGIIDFSGVDLSEANLSGAKLSGVNLSKANLNVVNLSGANLSAANLSSANLNVARLSGVNLDSANLNNSNLNVANLIRADLSRAQLRQASLVRAELIRADLSRADLFEANLTSADLREATLRHANLRSANLNEAILRGSSLVGAKLEMANLNATDLSRTDLNGVNLREAELKQANLSHSNLNNADLSGANLRWADLSGANLRWADLSGAKLSGANLMGADLSNANLTNASLVHADLTQATLIKAEWIGADLTGAILTGAKLYSTSRFGLKTEGVICEWVDLSPNGDRTIIQKFESEDPRDFFNETPPTIRIIVDAALEHEANFALAAAYFQIAQEYRALKQPPSMEIGRRRTIFTFRLDSDEALLPTACIAILPFKDAANTQKNIYTVIEMLIKEDLPHLGEKTPHRLKQLIALIQEAINQAQTIRQMKKNLELAAKLNFFRVPTQTILTNSSAQTLIVYYNPNFGKRFINPSELDVGFLAEMSSEYAMSILPSLNMVVDFVKSFHYASQ; translated from the coding sequence ATGACTGTAGAGGAATTCCTGGAACAATACGCAGCAGGTATCATAGACTTTAGTGGTGTTGACCTTAGTGAAGCTAACTTGAGTGGTGCAAAACTCAGTGGCGTGAATCTCAGCAAAGCCAACTTAAATGTAGTTAACCTAAGTGGGGCAAATCTCAGCGCAGCTAACTTGAGTTCTGCCAATCTGAATGTAGCCAGATTAAGTGGTGTGAATCTTGATAGCGCCAACCTTAACAATTCTAACTTGAATGTAGCCAATTTGATTCGAGCCGATCTCAGTCGCGCTCAACTGCGACAAGCCTCACTAGTTCGGGCTGAGTTAATTCGCGCCGATCTCAGCCGTGCTGACTTGTTTGAAGCTAATCTCACCAGCGCCGACTTGCGAGAAGCGACACTACGCCACGCAAATCTGCGTAGCGCTAACTTGAATGAAGCGATTTTAAGAGGGAGTTCTTTAGTGGGAGCCAAGTTAGAGATGGCTAATTTAAACGCTACCGATTTGAGTCGCACTGATCTCAATGGTGTGAATTTGCGAGAAGCTGAACTCAAACAGGCAAATCTCAGCCATTCTAACCTCAACAACGCAGATTTAAGCGGGGCAAATCTTCGTTGGGCTGATTTAAGTGGGGCAAATCTTCGTTGGGCTGATTTAAGCGGGGCCAAATTAAGTGGGGCTAACTTAATGGGCGCAGACTTGAGCAATGCAAATTTAACCAATGCCAGTTTAGTACATGCCGATTTAACCCAAGCAACCTTAATTAAAGCAGAGTGGATAGGTGCTGATTTAACAGGAGCGATTTTAACAGGGGCAAAACTGTATTCTACCTCGCGTTTTGGTTTAAAAACCGAAGGCGTGATTTGTGAGTGGGTTGATCTTAGTCCTAATGGCGATCGCACCATCATCCAAAAGTTTGAGTCGGAAGACCCACGAGACTTTTTCAATGAAACTCCACCAACCATCCGGATTATCGTCGATGCAGCCCTAGAACACGAAGCCAACTTTGCCCTCGCTGCTGCTTATTTCCAAATTGCTCAAGAATATCGAGCGCTCAAACAACCTCCTAGCATGGAAATAGGGCGTCGCCGGACTATTTTCACTTTTCGATTAGATAGTGACGAAGCTTTATTACCTACAGCTTGTATTGCCATTCTTCCCTTTAAAGATGCTGCTAACACCCAAAAAAATATTTATACAGTCATAGAAATGTTGATAAAAGAAGATCTACCTCACCTAGGGGAAAAAACACCCCATCGGCTCAAGCAATTAATTGCTCTAATTCAGGAAGCTATTAATCAAGCTCAGACTATTAGACAAATGAAAAAAAATCTGGAATTAGCAGCCAAATTAAATTTCTTTAGAGTACCTACCCAGACAATATTAACAAATTCCAGCGCTCAAACTTTAATTGTGTATTACAATCCCAACTTTGGTAAACGATTTATTAATCCCTCTGAACTTGATGTAGGATTTTTAGCTGAGATGTCCAGTGAATATGCTATGTCTATCTTGCCTTCGTTAAACATGGTTGTGGATTTCGTCAAAAGTTTTCATTATGCCAGTCAGTAG
- a CDS encoding DUF1517 domain-containing protein, whose amino-acid sequence MPDFFNKMIGRTRYVVFRLFLHLAGSEVAPILGVLNRGARDAIDADGDLQVLGEGLVELCETLLRSDEYWLSASNEGDVFWDEGEAGDYVNQLFSDSAERYGADLDLGSNSGVNEPFSIPVTRNVVVMITVAYEGEVPALETDLSNIQALKEGLKTLINLHYNHKLRAIQVHFSPAQLGDELTNDQLLQYYPELIPL is encoded by the coding sequence ATGCCGGATTTTTTTAATAAGATGATTGGTCGGACTCGCTATGTGGTCTTTCGCTTATTTCTACATTTGGCTGGGTCTGAGGTGGCACCTATTTTAGGAGTATTAAATCGTGGTGCAAGGGATGCGATCGATGCTGATGGCGACTTGCAAGTTTTGGGAGAAGGATTGGTAGAACTGTGTGAAACTCTGTTACGATCTGATGAATACTGGCTTTCTGCTTCTAATGAAGGCGATGTGTTTTGGGATGAAGGTGAAGCAGGAGATTACGTCAATCAGTTATTTAGCGACTCTGCTGAACGCTACGGTGCGGACTTGGATTTGGGTTCTAACTCTGGAGTGAATGAACCTTTTTCTATACCTGTGACACGTAACGTAGTTGTAATGATTACAGTGGCTTATGAAGGAGAAGTGCCAGCGTTGGAAACCGACCTTTCTAACATTCAAGCGCTGAAGGAAGGTTTAAAAACCTTAATCAATTTGCACTACAACCACAAACTACGGGCTATCCAAGTGCATTTCTCGCCAGCACAGTTAGGCGATGAACTCACTAACGATCAGCTGTTGCAATATTACCCAGAACTGATACCTTTGTAG